A part of Ziziphus jujuba cultivar Dongzao chromosome 8, ASM3175591v1 genomic DNA contains:
- the LOC107413007 gene encoding probable disease resistance protein At4g27220: MEIIIRIGAKISEYTVKPIARQLGYLFYYQRNVENLRTHVQHLKDAKDRLHHSIDEAKRNGEEIEADVVNWLSRVDRMISEHTENFLTNEGQLNMKCLSGNFPDLVSRHRMSRKAKKMALDVASEIQAAGGFHKVSYLPTIPSVFEVKGYVAFRSRMSTLNRIMEALRDPDVDMIGVYGMGGVGKTMLCKEVAKQVKEQMLFAKAVMVTVSQTPSLESIQQEVAEKLGLKLEEKSIPGRADRLRYKLRKEKSLLVILDDIWEKLELEDIGISFGDDNEEYKILLTSRSQEVLYNDMGVELNFLVGVLSESEATNLFDKIVGDTVRKLSIQPLASEIIKECAGLPIAIATVANALRNKSHHVWKNALQELRISTPTNIKGMHEKVYSGIKLSYDSLRSEEAKSLLLLCSWFHEDANIEIEHLLRQATGWGLFQGITKLEEARNKVVTLIEDLKACCLLLDGDYDGCAKMHDVIRDVTLSIGSNDRHMYNLRNVAELEECFSSRKLVDSIAVSLSEIDHICRLPEKLEFPKVQLFCLSNRSRPFQNFNMHNLLNQRYIYEQYGKELEIPNHFFEEMKELRVLELISVCLRPLPSSIFSIQNLQTLCLWRCDIGEVGMIGELKNLKILDLRGSSIEELPKQIGQLTQLRMLDLKHCYKLKVVQPNIISSLTRLEELNMAGSFADWHVNGNEGEIRNASLLELKDLHRLTTLYLQIPNAALLPKEFFSEKWEKYNIVIGDVNVVLPDSRSSKQLYLKINKRDIFNDHGLEMLLKKSEVLYLSGSSGFNNVVYELDAEGFPQLKHLQLQSIVGIQYIINSVEKIHACSAFVSLDILQLNGLWSLEKICHGKLTENCFGKLRVIEVSNCDKLKNLFSFSIAIGLLHLEKIEVVGCETMEEVIYERKDDSQSISNETFQKIPFPKLKTLKLCSLRNLIQYHSQVETNCRNQRKDEQLIADFARPFFHEKVTFPKLKNLTLKEVGFLKEIWHGQSEGLPTSVFSGLASLTISELPDLMHLWDENYHTDTAFLNLMALKVSRCDRFKNLAPSWISFQNLMILAVSNSHGMVNLFTSSTAKSMSQLRMMTINACKSMNEIIANKGSETGGEIVFNELLVLEVRRLPSLTSFYSGNLVMKFPKLKCVRIGLCPEMRSFSRGVVSTPQLHKLTLLDKELEKVIFETDDEDMELPDGFNTALDFDELISDDELNYGESIQQELIEGDINTTIRHLQEKNQIGLALRQLFTE; encoded by the exons ATGGAGATAATTATTAGGATAGGGGCAAAGATTAGTGAGTACACAGTTAAACCTATTGCCCGCCAACTGGGTTACCTCTTTTACTATCAAAGAAATGTAGAGAACCTCAGAACCCACGTTCAGCATTTGAAGGATGCAAAAGATAGGCTTCACCATTCCATTGATGAGGCAAAAAGAAACGGTGAAGAAATCGAAGCTGATGTTGTCAACTGGCTTAGCAGAGTAGACAGGATGATTTCAGAACATACGGAGAACTTTCTAACAAATGAAGGCCAGTTAAATATGAAGTGTTTGAGTGGGAATTTTCCGGATTTGGTGTCCCGACATCGGATGAGCAGGAAGGCGAAGAAGATGGCACTGGATGTTGCAAGTGAAATCCAAGCTGCAGGGGGATTCCACAAGGTGTCTTACCTTCCAACTATACCAAGTGTTTTCGAAGTCAAAGGCTACGTGGCTTTTCGATCAAGAATGTCAACCTTGAACAGAATTATGGAGGCTCTAAGAGATCCGGATGTTGACATGATTGGGGTTTATGGCATGGGTGGTGTCGGAAAAACTATGCTTTGTAAAGAGGTTGCTAAACAGGTCAAAGAACAAATGTTGTTCGCTAAGGCCGTCATGGTTACTGTATCCCAGACTCCAAGTCTTGAAAGCATTCAACAAGAAGTTGCGGAGAAGTTAGGACTAAAGTTGGAAGAGAAAAGCATACCCGGGAGAGCAGATCGACTAAGATATAaattgagaaaagaaaaaagtttgctTGTAATTCTAGATGACATTTGGGAGAAACTTGAGTTGGAGGATATTGGAATATCATTTGGAGATGATAATGAGGAATACAAGATACTGCTAACCTCTAGATCTCAAGAAGTTTTATATAATGATATGGGTGTCGAGCTTAATTTTTTGGTTGGAGTTTTATCAGAGAGTGAAGCAACTAATTTGTTCGACAAAATAGTGGGTGATACAGTTAGAAAACTTAGCATCCAACCTTTAGCAAGTGAGATTATTAAAGAATGTGCAGGTTTACCCATTGCAATTGCAACCGTTGCAAATGCATTAAGAAATAAAAGTCATCATGTTTGGAAAAATGCATTGCAAGAGCTAAGAATTTCCACCCCAACTAACATCAAAGGAATGCATGAAAAAGTCTATTCTGGTATAAAGTTGAGTTATGATTCTTTGAGAAGTGAGGAAGCAAAGTCATTGTTGTTGCTTTGTAGTTGGTTTCATGAGGATGCAAACATAGAGATCGAACACTTGTTGAGACAAGCTACAGGTTGGGGCCTATTTCAAGGCATAACTAAATTGGAGGAGGCAAGAAACAAGGTGGTTACGTTAATTGAAGATCTAAAGGCTTGTTGCTTGTTGTTGGATGGTGATTATGATGGTTGTGCTAAAATGCATGATGTCATTCGGGATGTTACTTTATCAATTGGATCTAATGATAGACACATGTATAATCTTCGAAATGTTGCTGAGTTGGAAGAATGTTTCAGTAGTAGAAAACTTGTGGATTCAATTGCAGTTTCGCTTTCAGAAATTGATCACATTTGTCGGCTACCTGAAAAGTTAGAATTTCCAAAAGTTCAGTTATTTTGCTTGAGTAACAGAAGTAGACCTTTCCAGAATTTTAACATGCACAATCTTCTAAATCAGAGGTATATATATGAACAGTATGGTAAAGAATTGGAAATCCCAAACCACTTTTTTGAAGAAATGAAGGAGCTTAGAGTTTTAGAGTTGATCTCTGTTTGTTTGAGACCATTACCTTCGTCCATTTTTTCCattcaaaatcttcaaacgCTATGTTTGTGGCGCTGTGACATCGGAGAAGTAGGTATGATTGGagagttaaaaaatttaaaaattcttgACCTCAGAGGATCTAGCATAGAAGAGCTACCGAAACAAATTGGACAACTAACTCAGCTACGAATGTTAGATTTGAAACATTGTTACAAGCTGAAAGTGGTTCAACCAAATATCATATCAAGCTTAACAAGATTAGAAGAGTTGAATATGGCAGGCAGTTTCGCAGACTGGCATGTTAATGGAAATGAAGGTGAAATAAGGAATGCCAGTCTTTTGGAGTTAAAGGACTTGCATCGACTTACCACTTTATATTTGCAGATACCAAATGCTGCACTTCTACCAAAAGAATTTTTCAgtgaaaaatgggaaaaatatAACATAGTAATCGGAGATGTTAATGTTGTACTTCCTGATTCTAGATCTTCAAAACAGTTGTACCTCAAGATCAATAAAAGAGACATATTCAATGATCATGGTCTTGAAATGTTACTGAAAAAGTCTGAAGTATTGTATTTAAGTGGATCATCGGGCTTCAACAATGTTGTTTATGAATTGGATGCGGAAGGGTTTCCACAACTGAAGCATCTCCAACTACAATCGATTGTTGGAATTCAATACATCATCAACTCGGTGGAAAAGATTCATGCTTGTAGTGCCTTTGTAAGTTTGGATATATTGCAACTTAATGGTTTATGGAGTCTCGAAAAGATATGCCATGGAAAACTTACAGAAAATTGCTTTGGAAAATTAAGAGTTATAGAAGTGTCCAACTGTGATAAATTGAAGAACCTTTTCTCATTTTCCATTGCAATAGGCCTTTTGCACCTTGAAAAGATTGAAGTGGTTGGATGCGAAACGATGGAGGAAGTTATTTATGAAAGAAAGGATGATTCTCAAAGCATAAGTAATGAAACTTTCCAAAAGATTCCATTTCCTAAATTGAAAACCTTGAAGCTGTGTTCTCTACGAAACCTTATACAGTATCACTCTCAAGTGGAGACAAATTGCAGAAATCAAAGGAAAGACGAGCAATTGATTGCAGACTTTGCCAGACCCTTCTTCCACGAAAAG GTCACATTTCCTAAGTTGAAAAATTTGACACTGAAAGAGGTTGGTTTCCTGAAGGAGATATGGCATGGTCAATCTGAAGGTCTGCCTACATCTGTATTTTCCGGTTTGGCCTCATTGACAATATCCGAACTGCCCGACTTGATGCACTTATGGGATGAGAACTACCATACAGACACAGCCTTCTTGAATTTGATGGCTCTAAAAGTATCTAGATGTGACAGGTTCAAGAACTTAGCACCATCCTGGATATCTTTCCAAAATTTAATGATTTTGGCAGTGTCAAATTCTCATGGAATGGTAAATTTGTTTACTTCCTCAACAGCAAAAAGTATGTCACAGCTGAGAATGATGACCATTAATGCATGCAAAAGCATGAATGAAATAATTGCTAATAAAGGAAGTGAAACAGGAGGTGAAATTGTTTTTAATGAATTGTTAGTGCTCGAAGTTCGTCGTTTACCAAGCCTCACAAGCTTCTACTCCGGAAACCTTGTGATGAAATTTCCGAAATTGAAATGTGTACGCATTGGTCTCTGCCCTGAGATGAGGAGTTTCTCTCGTGGAGTCGTCAGCACTCCACAACTACACAAATTAACGCTACTTGACAAAGAGTTGGAAAAGGTAATATTTGAGACTGACGATGAGGATATGGAATTGCCAGACGGATTTAACACAGCATTGGATTTTGATGAGTTGATCAGTGATGACGAGCTGAACTATGGTGAGAGCATACAACAAGAGTTGATAGAAGGCGACATTAATACAACCATAAGACATCTTCAGGAGAAGAACCAAATTGGTTTGGCATTGCGACAATTGTTCACAGAATAG